In a genomic window of Roseiflexus castenholzii DSM 13941:
- a CDS encoding DUF4388 domain-containing protein, whose protein sequence is MALAGDLSEFSLTDIIQLIELSNKSGAVHLQGKRGAQEIDGWLYFRDGRIIGARLGSLPPLEAAYTFFTLTSGPFRFHEDVTLDKPTITQSNNMIIMEGIMRQEAMAHAPEPTLSMNTILRLVPNPASTGSEISLEPDEWRVLTMVNGKNTVGYIAQRSGLGEARTCEILNRLLESGLVEKRDTNLTDSLFPELERIVLEALGPSARALLVEAYVRAGIHDQDTATPEQVASALNLFEASAIRAFGEGRVREPVAHMRLFAGQVFRD, encoded by the coding sequence ATGGCACTCGCAGGCGATCTAAGCGAGTTTTCGCTGACCGATATTATTCAGTTGATCGAGTTGAGCAATAAGTCGGGCGCGGTGCATCTCCAGGGAAAACGCGGCGCGCAAGAGATCGACGGATGGCTCTATTTCCGCGATGGCCGCATTATTGGCGCCCGCCTGGGGTCGTTGCCCCCCCTCGAGGCGGCGTATACGTTCTTCACGCTGACGTCCGGTCCCTTCCGCTTTCACGAAGATGTGACGCTCGATAAGCCGACGATCACCCAGAGCAATAATATGATTATCATGGAAGGCATTATGCGCCAGGAGGCAATGGCGCATGCGCCGGAACCAACGCTTTCCATGAATACAATCCTGCGCCTTGTGCCCAACCCGGCGTCTACCGGCAGCGAGATTAGCCTGGAACCTGATGAGTGGCGTGTGCTGACGATGGTGAATGGGAAGAATACGGTCGGGTATATTGCCCAACGGAGCGGTTTGGGCGAGGCGCGCACGTGCGAGATTCTGAACCGCCTGCTCGAAAGCGGCCTGGTCGAAAAACGTGATACGAACCTGACCGACTCGTTGTTCCCTGAACTTGAACGTATTGTCCTGGAGGCGCTCGGTCCCTCTGCGCGCGCCTTGCTGGTTGAGGCGTATGTGCGCGCCGGCATCCATGACCAGGATACGGCAACGCCTGAACAGGTCGCTTCAGCGCTCAATCTCTTCGAAGCATCAGCAATCCGCGCGTTCGGCGAAGGGCGTGTTCGAGAGCCTGTTGCGCACATGAGACTCTTTGCCGGGCAGGTGTTCAGAGATTAA
- a CDS encoding GTP-binding protein encodes MALINVAAREIHCKIVYYGPGMSGKTSNLQYIHSQVPKETKGELLSIATETERTLFFDFLPLDLGKVRGFQTRFHLYTVPGQVLYERTRVAVLSGADGVVFVADSQKHKLEENIRSLRELAVNITRQNKRFQDFPVVLQYNKRDVPGALPVATLDKYLNTLGWQRFEATATSGAGVFDTLKAISKLVISKL; translated from the coding sequence ATGGCTCTGATCAACGTTGCTGCGCGCGAGATCCATTGCAAGATCGTGTACTACGGACCTGGCATGAGCGGGAAGACCAGCAACCTGCAGTATATCCATAGCCAGGTCCCCAAAGAAACGAAAGGGGAGTTGTTGTCTATTGCGACGGAGACGGAACGCACGCTGTTCTTCGACTTTCTGCCGCTCGACCTTGGGAAGGTGCGTGGGTTCCAGACGCGCTTTCATCTCTACACGGTGCCCGGTCAGGTGCTGTATGAGCGCACGCGCGTCGCAGTGCTGAGCGGCGCCGATGGCGTCGTGTTTGTTGCGGACTCGCAAAAGCACAAGCTTGAGGAGAATATTCGCAGCCTTCGTGAACTTGCTGTTAATATTACGCGGCAGAATAAGCGTTTCCAGGATTTTCCGGTTGTTTTGCAGTACAATAAGCGCGATGTGCCCGGTGCGCTTCCGGTCGCTACGCTCGATAAGTACCTGAATACGCTGGGGTGGCAACGATTCGAAGCGACGGCAACCAGTGGCGCCGGGGTGTTCGATACGTTGAAGGCGATCAGTAAACTGGTGATCAGCAAACTGTAG